A single genomic interval of Spinacia oleracea cultivar Varoflay chromosome 6, BTI_SOV_V1, whole genome shotgun sequence harbors:
- the LOC110794199 gene encoding uncharacterized protein: MLTTHGLPCACRIFTALQGGVGIYIDLVHRFWRTLEIGEGANIPEIVADSAQVTEQFRSLVDDVLARDISVIRDISRIVHDELHPEHAGYEEPIPNLVRRGRPQRQRNSTIRNLSFVEHVRNTGPRTNCDQGATSSGNTQSRTSLGTRRFMSIDLIPPRWKESIPDFMFQYIRGYTDAIPDGNCGFRCAAEFFLGDQERYGEIRSTVVGEIKKLPQQYTRVYLPETISNALYRIDWRGGRCGEEHWMVSDPDLWPIATHFNAVVVIFSIGGESSLIPNMTILPLENRYAATRPSKEIVMAFVNGNHYIILDMTPDFPLPSIPHYWRGLADYDVRD; this comes from the exons ATGTTGACGACCCATGGACTCCCTTGTGCTTGCCGCATATTTACGGCGCTCCAAGGCGGAGTTGGGATATACATTGATCTTGTACATCGATTTTGGAGGACCTTGGAGATTGGAGAAGGGGCTAACATTCCAGAAATCGTGGCGGACTCCGCCCAAGTTACTGAGCAGTTCCGATCACTTGTCGATGATGTATTGGCTCGAGATATTTCCGTTATTCGAGACATATCAAGGATCGTTCACGATGAGTTACATCCAGAGCATGCGGGTTATGAGGAACCAATACCCAACTTAGTACGGAGAGGGAGACCACAAAGACAAAGAAACTCAACAATAAGGAACTTGAGTTTCGTCGAACATGTGCGTAACACGGGCCCTCGCACGAATTGTGATCAAGGTGCTACGTCTTCGGGAAACACACAATCCAGAACTTCATTAGGTACAA GAAGATTCATGAGCATTGATCTAATTCCCCCTCGTTGGAAGGAATCGATACCTGACTTCATGTTCCAGTATATTAGAGGATACACTGATGCTATACCTGATGGTAACTGCGGATTCAGATGTGCGGCAGAGTTCTTTTTGGGTGATCAGGAACGCTATGGCGAGATTCGATCAACGGTTGTAGGAGAGATTAAAAAACTTCCACAACAATACACCAGAGTCTATCTTCCAGAAACTATATCTAACGCATTGTATCGAATAGATTGGAGAGGTGGACGTTGTGGAGAGGAACATTGGATGGTTAGTGATCCAGACTTATGGCCGATTGCTACACACTTCAATGCAGTTGTTGTCATCTTCAGTATCGGCGGTGAATCCAGTTTAATCCCTAACATGACTATTCTTCCGTTGGAAAACAGATATGCAGCAACTAGGCCATCAAAGGAAATTGTGATGGCATTTGTGAATGGGAATCACTACATTATTTTGGATATGACTCCGGATTTTCCATTACCATCAATACCACATTACTGGAGAGGATTGGCAGATTATGACGTTCGTGATTGA